The following proteins are co-located in the Dyadobacter chenwenxiniae genome:
- a CDS encoding DUF2059 domain-containing protein, with protein MKKFTCTMMLILTCVAFSNAQGNPEYKAKLKKMFEVSGSEKSYKVAIEQMFTMFKQQKTTVPDSIWQQFQGEFLKTSLDDLVNMLEPVYSKSLSQDDLQQLIAFYQTPIGVKYAAKTPAIMQESMQVGQQWGMKIANEFQEKLKAKGY; from the coding sequence ATGAAAAAATTCACGTGTACAATGATGCTCATTTTGACCTGTGTTGCATTTTCGAATGCACAAGGCAACCCGGAGTACAAGGCGAAATTGAAGAAAATGTTCGAAGTGTCCGGCTCGGAGAAGTCTTACAAAGTGGCTATCGAGCAAATGTTTACCATGTTCAAGCAGCAAAAAACAACCGTTCCGGACAGTATCTGGCAGCAATTTCAAGGTGAGTTTCTGAAAACCTCGCTGGACGATCTTGTGAATATGCTGGAGCCCGTTTATTCAAAGAGCCTCTCCCAAGACGATCTACAGCAGCTCATCGCATTTTACCAAACACCCATTGGTGTTAAATATGCCGCTAAAACGCCTGCCATTATGCAGGAATCCATGCAGGTTGGCCAGCAGTGGGGAATGAAAATCGCAAATGAATTTCAGGAAAAGCTCAAAGCGAAGGGTTACTAA
- a CDS encoding sulfurtransferase codes for MEIIQAAAVRQLLEDQKAIIVDARGGPDAFERFHSAHIENALFVNLETDLSVKTDNAAHGGRHPLPAPKTFGELLGKLGITADSTVVVYDDKKGANAAARFWWMLKAAGHDKVFVVSGGIEALQKVGFSISKETPPKPDAAPHYEFVDYQLPYADADQVEEAAGNPDFLVIDVRENYRFVGESEPIDLVAGHIPGAVNIPFAGNLDKDGNFLSSEELAEKYKSALGQRDPKHVIVHCGSGVTACHTLLALADAGLEGAALYVGSWSEWSRNDRPVATGN; via the coding sequence ATGGAAATCATTCAAGCCGCAGCTGTCAGACAGCTTCTCGAAGATCAAAAAGCAATTATTGTGGATGCCCGGGGTGGTCCAGATGCATTTGAACGGTTTCACTCGGCGCACATTGAAAATGCCCTTTTCGTGAATCTGGAAACAGACCTTTCTGTTAAAACAGATAATGCTGCGCACGGCGGTCGGCATCCGTTGCCCGCCCCCAAAACTTTTGGAGAACTGTTAGGAAAATTGGGGATCACAGCGGATTCAACGGTTGTCGTCTATGATGATAAGAAAGGCGCAAATGCTGCTGCTCGTTTTTGGTGGATGCTTAAAGCGGCTGGCCATGACAAGGTTTTCGTAGTGAGCGGGGGAATTGAAGCTTTGCAAAAAGTTGGTTTCAGCATTTCAAAAGAAACCCCGCCAAAACCAGATGCCGCTCCGCATTACGAGTTTGTGGATTATCAGTTGCCTTATGCAGATGCCGATCAGGTCGAGGAAGCAGCGGGCAACCCGGATTTTCTTGTCATCGATGTGCGCGAAAATTACCGGTTTGTGGGTGAAAGCGAGCCGATCGATTTGGTTGCCGGACATATTCCGGGCGCTGTAAATATTCCGTTTGCGGGCAACCTGGATAAGGACGGTAACTTCTTATCCAGTGAGGAATTAGCAGAAAAATACAAAAGTGCATTAGGCCAGCGTGACCCGAAGCACGTGATTGTGCATTGCGGGTCCGGTGTAACTGCTTGTCATACGCTATTGGCGCTCGCTGACGCAGGCCTGGAAGGGGCAGCCCTCTACGTCGGTTCGTGGAGCGAATGGTCACGGAACGACCGCCCCGTTGCAACTGGGAATTGA
- a CDS encoding GNAT family N-acetyltransferase, producing the protein MKSSEFITADLVQLPAMQPADWGNLVPRFEYFIASPHCHPIKISENGELIAIGTSIMHADTVWLACIVVHEGHRKKGLGNAITQDLIANIDRAKYKTIYLDATEYGFPVYAKLGFEEETTYTHMRSTGGAPVTSFSEHIVPYEEHYLNQIYNVDAQVSGEDRSGVISDFIKSALLYVVDSQVQGFYIPGWGDGPIIAVSEAAGAALIKRRAMDETAAVVPTGNEFAIDCLQGHHFQFYKISRRMVLGEKRAWHATGIYNRISGQLG; encoded by the coding sequence ATGAAGAGTTCTGAGTTTATTACAGCCGACCTGGTGCAACTGCCTGCCATGCAGCCCGCTGACTGGGGCAATTTAGTCCCTCGTTTCGAATATTTCATCGCTTCACCGCATTGCCATCCGATTAAAATTTCCGAAAATGGTGAACTCATTGCCATTGGCACTTCCATCATGCATGCAGATACGGTGTGGCTTGCGTGCATAGTAGTGCATGAAGGCCATCGGAAAAAAGGACTTGGCAATGCCATTACGCAGGATCTGATTGCAAATATTGACCGGGCTAAATACAAAACCATTTATCTGGATGCCACCGAATATGGCTTTCCCGTTTACGCGAAATTGGGGTTCGAGGAGGAAACGACCTATACGCATATGCGCAGCACCGGTGGTGCGCCCGTAACTTCGTTTTCTGAGCACATTGTGCCATATGAGGAACATTATCTGAACCAGATCTATAACGTTGATGCGCAGGTTTCAGGAGAAGATCGCAGCGGTGTTATCTCCGATTTTATAAAATCCGCTCTATTATATGTTGTGGATTCGCAAGTTCAGGGATTTTACATTCCGGGATGGGGCGATGGGCCTATAATTGCCGTTTCGGAAGCGGCGGGGGCGGCTTTGATCAAGCGCCGGGCCATGGACGAGACCGCGGCGGTCGTGCCGACCGGTAACGAGTTTGCGATTGATTGCCTTCAAGGGCACCACTTTCAATTTTACAAGATTTCGCGGAGGATGGTTCTCGGAGAAAAACGAGCATGGCATGCAACCGGCATCTATAACCGGATCAGCGGGCAATTAGGGTAA
- a CDS encoding TIGR03915 family putative DNA repair protein, giving the protein MEIFVFDGSLEGLLTAVFDCYQKKSEDVKIVSKVHYVPDVFKEAFQVVSDDAKANRVWKGLAKKLDSNWMKSIYKTYLSEQPAAFQDLFGFIRYIIDNPPGAEANFGNRYVLEISQMSHKVHREKHRMEAFIRFQKTADEIFYAHIEPDFNVLPLLIDHFKNRYADQKWIIYDLKRKYGLYYDLQKVEEITFDFTAEMSPALNALPVNVLDPKEELYALLWKDYFRSVNIPARKNMKLHIRHVPKRYWKYLSEKQS; this is encoded by the coding sequence ATGGAAATATTTGTGTTTGACGGGAGTCTGGAGGGTTTGCTGACTGCTGTTTTTGATTGTTATCAGAAGAAGTCTGAGGATGTAAAAATCGTCAGCAAGGTGCATTATGTCCCTGATGTCTTCAAAGAAGCATTTCAGGTCGTAAGCGATGACGCCAAAGCGAATCGGGTATGGAAAGGTTTGGCCAAAAAGCTGGACAGCAATTGGATGAAGTCGATTTACAAAACCTACCTTTCCGAGCAACCTGCGGCTTTTCAGGATCTGTTCGGATTTATACGGTACATCATTGATAATCCGCCGGGAGCGGAAGCTAATTTTGGGAATCGCTATGTGCTAGAAATTTCTCAGATGAGCCACAAAGTGCATCGTGAAAAGCACCGGATGGAGGCATTTATACGTTTTCAGAAAACCGCAGATGAGATTTTCTACGCACACATTGAGCCGGATTTCAATGTCCTGCCATTACTCATTGATCATTTTAAAAATCGCTATGCCGACCAAAAATGGATTATCTACGATTTGAAGAGAAAGTATGGGTTGTATTATGATTTGCAAAAAGTAGAGGAAATCACTTTTGACTTCACCGCTGAGATGTCTCCCGCACTCAATGCGCTTCCCGTAAACGTCCTGGATCCGAAAGAAGAATTGTACGCTTTGCTTTGGAAAGATTACTTCCGGAGCGTCAATATTCCGGCACGAAAAAACATGAAGCTCCACATTCGCCACGTGCCCAAGCGTTATTGGAAATATCTTTCCGAAAAGCAATCATGA
- a CDS encoding putative DNA modification/repair radical SAM protein, with amino-acid sequence MFERIREKLEILADAAKYDVSCSSSGSNRKNENKGLGDAEGTGICHTYTEDGRCVSLLKILLTNHCIYDCAFCVSRRSNDIKRAAFTVDEVVELTMNFYRRNYIEGLFLSSGIFKNADYTMERLVRIVKKLRNEQRFNGYIHLKTIPGASEELLKEAGLYADRMSINLEMPTETGLKLLAPEKSHDDVKKPLHYIQQTITQFSSEKALIKAVPKFVPAGQSTQMVIGATPESDKEIMHMANTFYKDFSLKRVYYSGYIPISNDSRLPVIGSQPPLIRENRLYQTDWLMRFYGFDIKEILNDAHPNLDVDVDPKLSWALRNLEHFPIDVNTADYKMIMRVPGIGVASALKIVQARKFGRLHQDQLKKIGISFNKARHFIRYADSPMQLRDYEAGHIKAVILSESSSKYTKVPKNQLSIF; translated from the coding sequence ATGTTCGAGAGGATTCGTGAGAAGTTGGAAATTTTGGCTGACGCTGCAAAGTATGACGTATCTTGTTCATCCAGTGGCAGTAATAGAAAGAATGAAAATAAGGGTTTGGGAGATGCGGAGGGAACGGGAATTTGTCACACCTATACAGAGGACGGCCGTTGTGTTTCACTGCTAAAAATCCTGTTGACCAATCATTGCATCTACGACTGCGCATTTTGCGTTTCGCGCCGAAGCAATGATATCAAACGCGCAGCCTTTACGGTTGATGAAGTCGTTGAGCTGACGATGAATTTTTACCGCCGCAATTATATCGAAGGGCTTTTCCTGAGTTCGGGCATCTTCAAAAACGCCGATTACACGATGGAGCGCCTTGTCAGGATCGTAAAAAAGTTGCGAAATGAACAGCGCTTTAACGGATACATTCACCTGAAAACAATCCCAGGTGCGAGCGAAGAATTGTTGAAAGAGGCGGGCCTCTATGCCGACCGGATGAGCATTAATCTGGAAATGCCTACCGAGACCGGCTTGAAGTTACTGGCCCCGGAAAAATCGCATGATGATGTGAAAAAGCCGCTGCATTATATTCAGCAAACCATTACGCAATTTTCAAGCGAGAAAGCGCTTATCAAGGCGGTTCCGAAATTTGTTCCGGCCGGCCAGAGCACGCAAATGGTCATTGGTGCAACCCCGGAATCCGATAAGGAAATCATGCATATGGCCAATACTTTCTATAAGGATTTTTCACTCAAAAGGGTCTATTATTCTGGCTACATTCCCATCAGCAATGATTCCCGATTGCCCGTTATAGGCTCACAACCGCCGTTAATCAGAGAAAATCGTTTGTATCAAACGGACTGGCTTATGCGTTTTTACGGCTTTGACATTAAAGAGATCCTGAACGATGCCCATCCTAATCTGGACGTTGACGTTGATCCTAAATTAAGTTGGGCCCTCCGAAATCTTGAACATTTCCCCATTGATGTAAACACGGCTGATTATAAGATGATCATGCGTGTGCCTGGCATAGGCGTTGCTTCTGCGCTCAAAATTGTCCAGGCAAGAAAATTTGGCAGATTACATCAGGATCAATTAAAAAAAATCGGGATTTCGTTCAACAAGGCCAGGCATTTTATACGATATGCCGATAGTCCCATGCAGCTCAGGGATTATGAGGCGGGACACATCAAAGCGGTGATTTTGTCCGAAAGCAGCAGTAAATACACCAAGGTCCCCAAAAACCAGCTTTCTATCTTTTAA
- a CDS encoding TlpA family protein disulfide reductase, whose amino-acid sequence MNFGRTEIFLSIFFATICSFAYAQPEEPKVTRYNGKVSQKIVMTKDSPIFDRSTGKRISYAVYDEMLRKNPGLYRTQPIFDKFGKASSFEIVKKSQLLIQDNGSVMQNSDLMPEVGEPLPPFVMQGLDGKEYNSEKLRGKYVLLGFWVKFEKPLYTLASTKVISDFVEENRKKGIEIVSLGTTLNTEDECLDAIPKRNCGFVPVPESYGFNQRYKISETPYFILLDKKGNIRAMAPHTEFSAISDLVLR is encoded by the coding sequence ATGAATTTCGGTCGTACTGAGATTTTTTTATCCATTTTTTTCGCGACAATTTGCTCTTTCGCATACGCTCAGCCGGAAGAGCCCAAAGTAACCCGCTACAATGGAAAGGTGAGCCAGAAGATCGTCATGACAAAGGATTCGCCCATTTTCGACCGCTCTACAGGCAAGCGGATCAGTTATGCGGTCTATGACGAAATGCTTCGGAAAAATCCCGGACTGTACAGAACACAGCCTATTTTTGACAAATTTGGTAAGGCTTCGTCTTTTGAAATTGTAAAGAAAAGCCAGCTTCTGATCCAGGATAATGGTTCCGTCATGCAAAATTCCGATCTGATGCCGGAAGTAGGGGAGCCGTTGCCTCCTTTTGTAATGCAAGGGCTGGACGGGAAGGAATATAATTCGGAAAAATTGCGTGGCAAATATGTTTTGCTGGGGTTTTGGGTCAAATTTGAAAAACCGCTTTATACGCTTGCCAGCACAAAAGTGATCTCTGATTTTGTCGAGGAAAATCGTAAAAAAGGAATTGAGATCGTTTCCTTGGGCACCACTTTAAATACCGAAGATGAATGTCTGGATGCGATCCCGAAACGGAATTGCGGTTTCGTTCCCGTTCCGGAATCGTATGGTTTTAACCAGCGCTACAAGATCAGTGAAACTCCTTATTTTATATTACTGGATAAAAAAGGCAACATCAGAGCCATGGCGCCGCACACGGAGTTCTCTGCGATCAGTGACTTGGTTTTGAGATAG